CAAACGGGTCAAACCGTTCATTGCGTCTCCTTGGGACGGCGGGACCGGCATCGGAACCTGCTAGAGTCCTAACGTGCCGCATGCGTGCACGGCGCACTAACGCACCGAAACGTCGAAACGCTGAAACGCCGAGGCCCGTCCATCATAGGCGAGTCGGCATCCATTGCTCGAATCGCCGATGCGCGGCGCGCGTCCGTTAAAATGGTGCTTTTCCTGGGCAGAGCGCACCGTGCCTCACAATCTCGCCAACGACACTTTCCTGCGCGCGCTGCGGCGCGAACCGACCGAGTACACGCCGATCTGGTTGATGCGCCAGGCGGGCCGTTATCTTCCCGAGTACAACGCCACGCGCGCCCGTGCGGGCAGCTTCCTCGGTTTGGCCAAGCAGCCCGACTACGCAACCGAGGTGACGCTGCAGCCGCTCGATCGCTATGTGCTCGATGCGGCAATCCTATTTTCGGACATCCTGACGATCCCCGATGCGATGGGGCTGGGACTTGAATTTACGCCCGGCGAGGGCCCACGCTTTGCCCACCCGGTCCGCACCGAGGCCGACGTCGCCCGGCTCGCCGTGCCCGGCATCGATGCGACGTTGCGCTACGTGACCGATGCGGTTGCGCAGATCCGTCGCGCGCTGGTGGGCGCCGATGGCCGTCAGCGCGTGCCGCTGATCGGCTTCTCCGGGTCGCCGTGGACGCTAGCGTGCTACATGGTTGAGGGCGGTGGCAGTGACGATTTCCGTACCGTGAAATCGATGCTGTATGCCAGGCCCGATCTAATGCACCGGATCCTGGAGGTCAATGCGCGCGCGGTCGCCGATTATCTGAATGCACAGATTGATGCCGGCGCGCAAGCGGTGATGATCTTCGATACCTGGGGCGGCGTGCTGGCCGAGCGCATTTACCAGTCGTTTTCACTACAGTACATGTCCCAGGTCGTCGCGGCGCTCAAGCGTGAACATGATGGCGAGCCTGTCCCCGTAATTGCCTTTACCAAGGGCGGCGGGCAGTGGCTTGAGGCGATTGCCGCGAGCGGCGTCGATGCGGTGGGGCTGGACTGGACCGTCGATCTGGCGCGGGCACGGGCGCGAGTGGGCGGCCGGGTTGCCTTGCAGGGCAATCTTGACCCGAACGTGTTGTTTGCCCCGCCCGAGGTGATTCGCGCCCAGGCTCGTCAGGTGCTGGACGCCTACGGCAATCACCCGGGGCACATATTCAACCTCGGGCATGGCATTTCGCAATTCACGCCAGTGCAGGCGGTTACCGAACTGGTCGACGAAGTACACCAGTACAGCCGCGCAATGCGTGCCGTCGAATGATCGCCGGCCGTTGCTGCAATGCCATAGCGTGGACCCTGTTCGTCAGGGGCCTGGACTTGTGCAAACCGCGGTAGTAGCGACTTGTCAACACCTGCTGGCGGCCACTTATACACATTTTTTTGCCACCTTTGTCACATCGTGAATTTTGGCGTAGCAGAGTAGCATCACGCGCAAATTATTTTTCTAAATCCTTGATTTGTAAAATAATCTGGATCGAGCCGAC
This sequence is a window from Mycetohabitans rhizoxinica HKI 454. Protein-coding genes within it:
- the hemE gene encoding uroporphyrinogen decarboxylase, giving the protein MRGARPLKWCFSWAERTVPHNLANDTFLRALRREPTEYTPIWLMRQAGRYLPEYNATRARAGSFLGLAKQPDYATEVTLQPLDRYVLDAAILFSDILTIPDAMGLGLEFTPGEGPRFAHPVRTEADVARLAVPGIDATLRYVTDAVAQIRRALVGADGRQRVPLIGFSGSPWTLACYMVEGGGSDDFRTVKSMLYARPDLMHRILEVNARAVADYLNAQIDAGAQAVMIFDTWGGVLAERIYQSFSLQYMSQVVAALKREHDGEPVPVIAFTKGGGQWLEAIAASGVDAVGLDWTVDLARARARVGGRVALQGNLDPNVLFAPPEVIRAQARQVLDAYGNHPGHIFNLGHGISQFTPVQAVTELVDEVHQYSRAMRAVE